Genomic DNA from Betta splendens chromosome 10, fBetSpl5.4, whole genome shotgun sequence:
AACTCTGACAAGTAAAAATCTGGTGTACTGTTATGGCCTCTTTTAGAGACATCTAAAAACGGCTGCtctttatttacacatttattcttTTCAGTCAAGTCACTCACTCTCTCCTTAGAAAGTGAGTTCTTTCTGTTCTTGGGGGCCAAAGGCAGATGGAAAGGTTTCAACATCTCTCTGAACTCTACTTTAAAGTCACTAGACTGAAGTTGTCTTATGAATCACATGAGCAACCCAGCAGTTGGATCAACTTCTGCCAGTTGGAAAATGTTGCTGCCCTGGCCCGCAAGCACAGACATTTACCATCGTCACCCAAAACTTTTTTCCTCAGACTTTCAGATAGTCTGGGTTCTTCACACTCCACACAACCACATGCACAAAACCATCAGAAATGTTGGTGGAATGGAAATGAGAAGGGAACCTGTTACATGCAGATGTCATGCCAAATGAAGATGCTGAAGCCCTGAAGCTGTCAGTATTTTATACAGGTTGCATAGATGTTTTAGCAAATTGTTCAAATAGTGATTTCCTTTGTTACAAGTCTGTTAATCAGggacattttcattttgtaaAAGGTTTGACAGGTTGATTGTAAACTGATGTAAATCTCAAAATTAAACTAGATGTCTCATTGTATTTAACATTTGACTTCTCTAAAGCCAGATGTGAAAAGCTCCCAAATCTTAAAATGTCTGAAAATCAATATTTCCACATCTAAAACCTGAATACTGTCGTTAGGATAGTGTATAGGCATGTTTGCACTGacatttaaatacatacataagTTACTGTGTGAAGGTTAGGCAGCATCATTTTACAGATAAAATACCCAGGAAATGCAACAGACCcaattaacaaataaaaaaagatacaGAAAATTCACTATTGTATTTGATGGTAACAATCTACTCACTATTGGGGAAGTTGAGCAGATACATACaaagtaaacatttatatttttctgcTAATCTTGTACCaaggttataaaaaaaaatcaggcaCCGTTCATTGTATCCATTTTGGTAGCACTTATAAAAAATACTTCAACATTCCACCTCAAGTCAAAAAGATGAAATGAGGATAGGTAGATTTAACAGATCAGGATGAGTCCATTTATACTGACACAGGACATTTGAGAGGTACAAATGTGTATTCTGGTAATGGGGAGATGTGAGcaaagcaataataataaaaaggtttCAACACAGCCCCCAGACCACTGACAAAAAGTGACCCCATGTTCTGTGCACACTGTCCTCTCCACCACCTAAAACTAGCAGATAAATCCACTGTAGTACCTAATATATATCTTCATACCAAAATAGCTAAAACACCTCTTCAACATAAAACCctgtattaaaataaacttCTGATTTAATTTGATCAAAGCACTGTTGTTTGTTCCTCTTCTCTAGTTCGATGTGAAACTCTGAACGCATGATTCACCACGGCACTTATCAAACAGTAAGACTGTAGAGTCAGATCCTCTGAGCTGAACTGAGCTTACAGTAAAAGGGCCTTTCAGGACCTGTCAGCTTTGCCTTCTCCAGGGGTCATGCCAGgggagtcctcctcctccttccacgcTAGTTACCTTTCTCTACAACGCCAGCCACGTATCTCAACTCTCAGACACTTTCAACTCGGCATGACGACATTGCATCGATGCTGAAGCCACACGAGGTATGATCATACTTTTGAAGCATTAAAGCGGAGCgaataaatttgaaaaaaaaagtatgTTGTGATCATTCTTATAGCAGACATACAATATGCATGTCTAGGCTCACAATAAGTCCCAAAAGTTCTTCCATTCCATCTTTGGATCCTACATTAATACCTGTGCTGTAACCTTTCTCACTATATTTCTGAGCCATTTCTGCTGCTCCGAGAAGGTGTTAATGTCTCTCCAAAGTACAGTGAGTGCAGCTCTAACTATTCCTTGCTTGTGATCAACACCTAGCTTCATAATTTCTGACTGGCTGATGTATGAAATTTTATAAATGCACATtagacaaacaaacattcaCAGTATGCACATTCATAATATGCAAAATGGTTATGAACTTTGAACATTCACAACAACATGACTGGTTGATTTCATTGGAAATATGACTATGTGTCCCACCACAGGCACTCAATGCTCTACCAATACGTCCCGCTTACAATTCAGTTACTAGATGGCAGCATTCAGGAAGATCATACATGAATTATGAGATAAATTGCCAGAATAGGACAATTATATTATGTCTGTAATGCTGCAAACAGAACCACTTAGAAGCTCCAAAAGGAGCCTCATGGATTAAAGGTTTGTCTgggggagaaaaggaaaaaaagacttCTTGGGAAGAGAATCATATTGCTGTACATTGATGaccttaaaaataaacacacaaataaaagtgaAGTAATTGTAATATTAGGAAGCGTCTTCCCCCAGTAGCGGACAGACCAAGGTCCTGAAGGCAGTCTTTTTAAAGTCTCTGACAGTTGTCCTCACTTCGTTATTCATGGTCATTCTTTTCCTCTCGCTGCCCAGTTAGTTTTATCTCAAGTGGGGAGCAAGCAGGGCCAAGACAAGCCCGCAGAGCGCCAGCGCCATGCTCCCCTGTTTCGCAATGCCAGCAGAATCTGGAGGCACTCCTTTGACCCGAGTGCTCGATGGAGTGGAGAAGTAGATGTCTCGGTCTGTGTTGCAAGATGGAGAATCACACCCGCTGCCACTCTCCTCTCCGCTGCTTTCCTCCACTTCTTCAGTGGGAAAAAACAGACATACACAAGGGTCAGAGAGTGAACTGCATGTGCattatgtcaaaataaaacagttaaagACATTACTAGACCGTACCATCATCACCAGTAGAGATGTCATTGCCACTGTGTGCAGCTTTAAGTCGGCTCGTCATCTCTTTCAAAACTGCAATCTGACTGCGAATCACGATGTCTGGCTTTGTGATGTCCACATCCACGTCAGGATTGGAGACCTGATTGGCCAATCCATTGCCAATGACAACTGACTCGTACCTATGTAGAGCAGGAGTGAATTGTGAGTCTTCTGATCATGCTTTCCGTTTTACATACATGTAGGTATTGGATAAATAGCACGTTTGTTCATATGTGCATTACCTGCTTTTTGCTGTTCCATTCCAGCATTCATCCCCAGGTGCAATCCTTTCACCTGCGCACACAGTATCAGGCAATGTGGACCAGAACTTCTTTGCGtgtttcagcttcttcttcacgTCATTTGTCTATGTGAGGGACAACAAAATACACAAAGACCAGATCAGACACAAAACCTTCGGAAAACAGAGAAGACTAGGTTAGCCATCCTCTACTTTTTGTGAGAGAAATACCTAAAGAAAATTTGACCACACCCAGTTTTTCTCATGGGCAGCTGTCATCCAGATATTTACTTGACCCTTACCAATCGATCTAAGCTGGTCCCAGCAGCAGTGGTGGGCCTAGCGTCGGGGCTGTAGGGTCGGAAGCGCCCGGTGAAGCCAGTTTCCTTGACAGAACGTTTGGAGCGGAAGGCCATGCTTGGCTTAGGCTGACCACAACCCTGGAAAACCTGAGAGTCAAGCAGGATGGTCAGGTGAGTGAAAAGGACTCCTTCGGTTTATTAGTCCTGTCCTCGAATGTATACTTGTGCTACTGACTTTTTGTGACACTTGCATGCTGGTCTCCTGCATGTTCATGATGGCGTCGGATATCTTAACGTCAATGGGATCCATGACCGACTCAAAATTGAAAGGACCTTCCAGTCTCTCAACTAGACTGAGCATAGCATCTGAAAAGTGGAATAGAAGACAACATGCAAGAAAATGAGTAGGTGGTAGTTTTGCAAAAACAGAGCCACTAGGGGGAGGCACACGCTAAGCAGTAAAAGTTAAGCGATTAAAAATTGCAACTGGTGGGAGCAAAGCGTTTCTACTGGCGGTCACAGCAGATACATTTAATCGGCACAGAAGGATGGAGGACATGTGCAACCTGCACGTAAAACGCATGCAGAAGTGTATATGTGCACCACCCTTGCTCTAATGAAAATTACCCAGATCTGTGTTTACATAACAGGAGCAGCGTTCACTGTGGACCGCAACATGTACAGCTCCTCCTTGCTCCTTTTACTTATACAAGATACATGTTTgtacatgatttttttttaacattagaCGCTTTGttcatttgcaaaaaaaaaaaaaaaaatactaatccACCCCGCCGCCATCACGCCACCAACGgtgttacagtaaataacagtgaGGTAAAGAGTGTGCATGTTTAGATAAGATGGGATTAGATTAGGCTGGAGTACATAAAACATCGATGATCTTTGCTGAAATACGAGCACTGCAGTGGCAACGCTTAAAAGAACACAGAAGCTAAGACTTATATAAATAAACCCTATTGCCAAATGCAACATGTTAAGCCATTATGGTTAATACAAAGCACACGGAGGGTCAGGCCTGTGTAATAAAGGCTGCAGAAGGTGTCCCTGTCCACATCATGGTGCCTCACCAAGGAAGTTGTTCCACTCCGTGTCCAAGTCCGCCTGGTTGGCCAAGCACCCACGCATCACATTCAGACAGTAGTTCTGGCAGGGCTTCAGGGCCACTTGGCCCGAGCAGTAGGGACAGTACATCATCTTCATAACGGCGCGCACACAGCTGGGAGATGCACTGACCTGGTGAAGGCAGGGGAAAGTTAGCACACCAGTATTAGCACATCAACACTCATCCAGCATAAGATAAACTGGAAAAGCCTGAGTGTGAGGTTTGTAAGCCAACTTTACAAGATGCATTATGTGATCATTAATTAATCACTGAATAGAGTGGAAAAACGTGACGCTACAACTGTCAAGGTGCTTTATATTATCAGAGACTGTAACGGCCAATTTTTCCatgaaaaattagagacaagaGCGgaagatgaggagcagagggatGGATCTGTGGGACAGACAGCTCAGCACCTGTAAGGAGCctgcctctgcttttatttggcCCAACATTTCACACTCACCGTGTTCACTTTATTGACGACCTCTGGCATCAGCGCTAGGCCACGCACAAAGGTCCGCGCCGCAATGAAGGCCCGCGTGAGCTGGAGCCGCAGCTTGCGGGGCACGTCGCCGaagggctgcagctgctccgtgtGTCGACTGACGCACTCCATGTACGAGTCGCTGAACTCGTACTGCACGTTGACGAGCCGAAACATCCTCTCCAGCAGGTCGGCCCAGAAGTCCGACAGCATGGAGTCCAGGTTGACCGCGGCGCTGCCGGACACGTAGTATCGGTTCAGGGCCTCGAAGAAGTTCTTGAAGAGCTCGGCGTTCTGCACGTACATCATGCCGTACGTTCGCACAAACATGTTGTGCAGGGAGACCTCTGCGTTTTTCAAAAGCTCCCGAAAAAACCCTGAGGAGAGAACAACGCGAAGAGTAAATGCTAGGGCTACCAAAGAGCCAGAACAATTCTACATTGTTAACATTTCAATGTCAGTCTGAAGAGGTTATGATGGAAAGTGTATGATGGATAATGTTATGCTAAGAGGGAGCTGATTTCATCATTCTTTAGCTTAATACCGCTCTGAATATACTCGTTTAAACACAACAGAGTAAACATTCGCAGGTGTCCCATTATAAATGTCAACCAGCAAACTATCCGAGACATGTGATCCAGTGTGGCCACAGGAAACAGGCTGAGTTGCCTTTTTCAGTTCACCTGTGCACATGTCACCCCCCCGACCCCCACACAAAAACAGTTTTAGACCATACAAAAGGCAAAGACATGGGTTATAGTAAGAGGAGGCAGTTGTGGGTGAGGAGATGAAGAGTGAGGCAAGGGGGGGTTGAGGTGGAGCTTGAGCATCTCTGTCCTCGCCTCTCGACCGGCCATTGAGCAGAGACGTCTCTCCACATCAAGCCGCTTCAAACTGACCACCATCAATGGCATTTTTCTGTTGTCACATTCCATTCGCTTTCCTTTCTCCTGGCTTCTTTTGGACTGTCCTTCAGAGGCATTTTCAACAGGATTACTGAATAATgcaacccccctcccctcccgtaTATAGACCTGTACCCCCCATCCAGCCCTgcatctccctccctctgatGCTTTCACTTCATCAGTTCCTTCAGAGAGCTCTCTTCACCACAGACAGGGAACAATGACCTACTTCATCCTGAGGAATGTCTATCACCCCCCTCATTGCTTTCCCCTACCCCCCAATAATCCAGGCCcgctctcccacacacacacacacacacacacacacccctccttgCCTCCGACTTTCTTAATCTTAACAAAATGAGAATTCCTCAGTCTCTGGAAAAATGCTTCACCTCCAGTCTCGTATGCAAGCAGGCATGCG
This window encodes:
- the gpc4 gene encoding glypican-4, with amino-acid sequence MKTLLVVCVACTLVALSVSATAEQRLKNCNEVRAAYSSKGFNVNDVPNKGVNGASLKVCPQGFSCCTAEMEEKLSQQSHSDMKAPVSRLSASLQANFKQKHENFDRFFRELLKNAEVSLHNMFVRTYGMMYVQNAELFKNFFEALNRYYVSGSAAVNLDSMLSDFWADLLERMFRLVNVQYEFSDSYMECVSRHTEQLQPFGDVPRKLRLQLTRAFIAARTFVRGLALMPEVVNKVNTVSASPSCVRAVMKMMYCPYCSGQVALKPCQNYCLNVMRGCLANQADLDTEWNNFLDAMLSLVERLEGPFNFESVMDPIDVKISDAIMNMQETSMQVSQKVFQGCGQPKPSMAFRSKRSVKETGFTGRFRPYSPDARPTTAAGTSLDRLTNDVKKKLKHAKKFWSTLPDTVCAGERIAPGDECWNGTAKSRYESVVIGNGLANQVSNPDVDVDITKPDIVIRSQIAVLKEMTSRLKAAHSGNDISTGDDEVEESSGEESGSGCDSPSCNTDRDIYFSTPSSTRVKGVPPDSAGIAKQGSMALALCGLVLALLAPHLR